From a single Balearica regulorum gibbericeps isolate bBalReg1 chromosome 11, bBalReg1.pri, whole genome shotgun sequence genomic region:
- the NLGN3 gene encoding neuroligin-3 isoform X3: MWLILWRSPLLPSVLQVPELVAGWDLRLTLWVLSFASAVVRMEGQVYSPTVNTHYGKLRGVRVPLPSEILGPVDQYLGVPYAAPPIGEKRFMPPEPPPSWSGIRNATHFSPVCPQNIHNAVPEIMLPIWFTSNLDIVATYIQDPNEDCLYLNIYIPTEDDIRDSGAKPVMVYIHGGSYMEGTGNMIDGSILASYGNVIVITLNYRVGVLGFLSTGDQAAKGNYGLLDQIQALRWVSENIAFFGGDPLRITVFGSGIGASCVSLLTLSHHSEGLFQRAIIQSGSALSSWAVNYQPVKYTSMLADKVGCNVLDTVDMVDCLRQKSAKELVEQDIQPARYHVAFGPVIDGDVIPDDPEILMEQGEFLNYDIMLGVNQGEGLKFVEGVVDPEDGVSGSDFDYSVSNFVDNLYGYPEGKDTLRETIKFMYTDWADRDNPETRRKTLVALFTDHQWVEPSVVTADLHARYGSPTYFYAFYHHCQSLMKPAWSDAAHGDEVPYVFGIPMIGPTDLFPCNFSKNDVMLSAVVMTYWTNFAKTGDPNKPVPQDTKFIHTKANRFEEVAWSKYNPRDQLYLHIGLKPRVRDHYRATKVAFWKHLVPHLYNLHDMFHYTSTTTKVPPPDTTQNSHITRRPNGKIWTTKRPAISPAYNSENGKEKWSPEQEAGTLLESPRDYSTELSVTIAVGASLLFLNVLAFAALYYRKDKRRQDTHRQPSPQHGTANDIAHAPDEEMPSLQVSQGHHECEAVPPHDTLRLAALPDYTLTLRRSPDDIPLMTPNTITMIPNSLVGLQTLHPYNTFTAGFNSTGLPHSHSTTRV, from the exons ATGTGGCTGATACTCTGGAGAAGCCCTCTCTTGCCCTCCGTTCTCCAAGTGCCTGAGCTGGTGGCCGGCTGGGACCTGCGTCTCACCCTCTGGGTCCTGAGCTTCGCCTCAGCAGTTGTGCGGATGGAGGGCCAAGTCTACTCACCAACTGTCAACACGCATTATGGGAAGTTACGGGGGGTGCGCGTGCCACTGCCCAGCGAGATCCTGGGCCCTGTGGACCAGTACCTGGGGGTGCCTTATGCTGCCCCCCCCATTGGGGAGAAGAGGTTCATGCCACCCGAGCCGCCGCCATCCTGGTCAGGCATCAGGAACGCTACCCACTTCTCGCCAGTCTGCCCCCAGAACATCCACAATGCTGTTCCTGAGATCATGCTGCCCATCTGGTTTACCTCCAATTTGGATATCGTGGCCACATATATCCAGGACCCCAATGAGGACTGTCTGTACCTCAACATCTACATCCCCACAGAGGATG ACATCCGAGACAGCGGGGCCAAGCCTGTGATGGTGTATATCCACGGTGGCTCGTACATGGAGGGCACAGGGAACATGATAGACGGCAGCATCCTGGCCAGCTATGGGAACGTGATTGTCATCACCTTGAACTACCGCGTTGGAGTGCTCG GGTTCCTGAGCACGGGGGACCAGGCTGCCAAGGGCAATTATGGACTGCTAGACCAGATACAGGCATTGCGCTGGGTCAGTGAGAACATCGCCTTCTTTGGGGGAGATCCCTTGCGGATCACTGTCTTCGGTTCCGGTATCGGTGCCTCCTGCGTCAGCCTGCTCACCCTCTCCCACCACTCTGAAG GTCTCTTCCAGAGAGCCATCATCCAGAGCGGCTCTGCACTCTCCAGCTGGGCAGTGAACTACCAGCCTGTGAAGTATACCAGCATGCTGGCTGACAAGGTGGGCTGCAACGTGCTGGACACAGTGGACATGGTGGACTGCCTGCGGCAGAAGAGTgccaaggagctggtggagcaaGACATCCAACCAGCTCGCTACCATGTGGCCTTTGGGCCAGTCATTGATGGGGATGTGATCCCAGATGACCCAGAGATCCTAATGGAGCAGGGCGAATTCCTCAACTATGATATCATGCTGGGCGTTAACCAGGGCGAGGGGCTGAAGTTCGTGGAGGGTGTGGTGGACCCCGAGGATGGTGTCTCGGGCAGTGACTTTGACTACTCAGTTTCCAACTTTGTAGACAACCTGTATGGCTACCCCGAGGGCAAGGACACCTTGCGGGAGACGATCAAGTTCATGTACACAGACTGGGCCGACAGGGACAACCCCGAGACACGTCGCAAGACCCTGGTGGCCCTCTTCACTGACCATCAGTGGGTAGAGCCTTCGGTGGTGACGGCCGACCTACATGCCCGCTACGGCTCTCCTACCTACTTCTACGCCTTCTACCACCATTGCCAGAGCCTGATGAAGCCTGCATGGTCTGATGCAGCCCACGGGGATGAGGTGCCTTACGTGTTCGGGATCCCCATGATTGGCCCCACAGACCTTTTTCCCTGCAACTTCTCCAAGaatgacgtcatgctcagtgCTGTGGTGATGACCTACTGGACCAACTTTGCCAAGACAGG GGACCCCAACAAGCCTGTCCCCCAGGACACCAAGTTCATCCACACCAAGGCCAACCGGTTTGAAGAGGTGGCCTGGTCTAAGTACAACCCCCGCGACCAGCTGTATCTGCACATCGGGCTGAAGCCACGGGTACGTGACCACTACCGGGCCACCAAGGTGGCTTTCTGGAAGCACCTGGTCCCTCATCTGTACAACCTGCATGATATGTTCCACTacacctccaccaccaccaaagtGCCGCCGCCCGACACCACGCAGAATTCCCACATCACTCGCCGGCCCAATGGCAAGATCTGGACCACCAAACGCCCTGCCATCTCACCTGCCTACAACAGCGAGAATGGGAAGGAGAAGTGGAGCCCGGAGCAGGAGGCAGGCACCCTGCTTGAGAGCCCCCGTGACTACTCCACCGAGCTGAGCGTCACCATTGCCGTGGGtgcctccctcctcttcctcaacGTGCTGGCCTTCGCTGCCCTCTACTACCGCAAGGACAAGCGCCGACAGGACACACACCGGCAACCCAGCCCCCAGCATGGCACTGCCAACGACATCGCCCATGCGCCTGATGAGGAGATGCCCTCCTTGCAGGTGAGCCAGGGGCACCATGAGTGCGAGGCTGTGCCACCCCACGACACCCTGCgcctggctgctctgcctgacTACACCCTCACCTTGCGCCGCTCCCCGGATGACATCCCGCTCATGACCCCCAACACCATCACGATGATCCCCAACTCGCTGGTGGGGCTGCAGACCCTGCACCCCTACAACACCTTCACCGCCGGCTTCAATAGCACGGGGCTCCCGCACTCACACTCTACCACCAGGGTATAG
- the NLGN3 gene encoding neuroligin-3 isoform X2, which yields MWLILWRSPLLPSVLQVPELVAGWDLRLTLWVLSFASAVVRMEGQVYSPTVNTHYGKLRGVRVPLPSEILGPVDQYLGVPYAAPPIGEKRFMPPEPPPSWSGIRNATHFSPVCPQNIHNAVPEIMLPIWFTSNLDIVATYIQDPNEDCLYLNIYIPTEDGASAKKQGEDLADNDGDEDEDIRDSGAKPVMVYIHGGSYMEGTGNMIDGSILASYGNVIVITLNYRVGVLGFLSTGDQAAKGNYGLLDQIQALRWVSENIAFFGGDPLRITVFGSGIGASCVSLLTLSHHSEGLFQRAIIQSGSALSSWAVNYQPVKYTSMLADKVGCNVLDTVDMVDCLRQKSAKELVEQDIQPARYHVAFGPVIDGDVIPDDPEILMEQGEFLNYDIMLGVNQGEGLKFVEGVVDPEDGVSGSDFDYSVSNFVDNLYGYPEGKDTLRETIKFMYTDWADRDNPETRRKTLVALFTDHQWVEPSVVTADLHARYGSPTYFYAFYHHCQSLMKPAWSDAAHGDEVPYVFGIPMIGPTDLFPCNFSKNDVMLSAVVMTYWTNFAKTGDPNKPVPQDTKFIHTKANRFEEVAWSKYNPRDQLYLHIGLKPRVRDHYRATKVAFWKHLVPHLYNLHDMFHYTSTTTKVPPPDTTQNSHITRRPNGKIWTTKRPAISPAYNSENGKEKWSPEQEAGTLLESPRDYSTELSVTIAVGASLLFLNVLAFAALYYRKDKRRQDTHRQPSPQHGTANDIAHAPDEEMPSLQVSQGHHECEAVPPHDTLRLAALPDYTLTLRRSPDDIPLMTPNTITMIPNSLVGLQTLHPYNTFTAGFNSTGLPHSHSTTRV from the exons ATGTGGCTGATACTCTGGAGAAGCCCTCTCTTGCCCTCCGTTCTCCAAGTGCCTGAGCTGGTGGCCGGCTGGGACCTGCGTCTCACCCTCTGGGTCCTGAGCTTCGCCTCAGCAGTTGTGCGGATGGAGGGCCAAGTCTACTCACCAACTGTCAACACGCATTATGGGAAGTTACGGGGGGTGCGCGTGCCACTGCCCAGCGAGATCCTGGGCCCTGTGGACCAGTACCTGGGGGTGCCTTATGCTGCCCCCCCCATTGGGGAGAAGAGGTTCATGCCACCCGAGCCGCCGCCATCCTGGTCAGGCATCAGGAACGCTACCCACTTCTCGCCAGTCTGCCCCCAGAACATCCACAATGCTGTTCCTGAGATCATGCTGCCCATCTGGTTTACCTCCAATTTGGATATCGTGGCCACATATATCCAGGACCCCAATGAGGACTGTCTGTACCTCAACATCTACATCCCCACAGAGGATG GAGCCAGCGCTAAGAAACAGGGCGAGGACTTAGCGGATAATGACGGGGATGAAGACGAAG ACATCCGAGACAGCGGGGCCAAGCCTGTGATGGTGTATATCCACGGTGGCTCGTACATGGAGGGCACAGGGAACATGATAGACGGCAGCATCCTGGCCAGCTATGGGAACGTGATTGTCATCACCTTGAACTACCGCGTTGGAGTGCTCG GGTTCCTGAGCACGGGGGACCAGGCTGCCAAGGGCAATTATGGACTGCTAGACCAGATACAGGCATTGCGCTGGGTCAGTGAGAACATCGCCTTCTTTGGGGGAGATCCCTTGCGGATCACTGTCTTCGGTTCCGGTATCGGTGCCTCCTGCGTCAGCCTGCTCACCCTCTCCCACCACTCTGAAG GTCTCTTCCAGAGAGCCATCATCCAGAGCGGCTCTGCACTCTCCAGCTGGGCAGTGAACTACCAGCCTGTGAAGTATACCAGCATGCTGGCTGACAAGGTGGGCTGCAACGTGCTGGACACAGTGGACATGGTGGACTGCCTGCGGCAGAAGAGTgccaaggagctggtggagcaaGACATCCAACCAGCTCGCTACCATGTGGCCTTTGGGCCAGTCATTGATGGGGATGTGATCCCAGATGACCCAGAGATCCTAATGGAGCAGGGCGAATTCCTCAACTATGATATCATGCTGGGCGTTAACCAGGGCGAGGGGCTGAAGTTCGTGGAGGGTGTGGTGGACCCCGAGGATGGTGTCTCGGGCAGTGACTTTGACTACTCAGTTTCCAACTTTGTAGACAACCTGTATGGCTACCCCGAGGGCAAGGACACCTTGCGGGAGACGATCAAGTTCATGTACACAGACTGGGCCGACAGGGACAACCCCGAGACACGTCGCAAGACCCTGGTGGCCCTCTTCACTGACCATCAGTGGGTAGAGCCTTCGGTGGTGACGGCCGACCTACATGCCCGCTACGGCTCTCCTACCTACTTCTACGCCTTCTACCACCATTGCCAGAGCCTGATGAAGCCTGCATGGTCTGATGCAGCCCACGGGGATGAGGTGCCTTACGTGTTCGGGATCCCCATGATTGGCCCCACAGACCTTTTTCCCTGCAACTTCTCCAAGaatgacgtcatgctcagtgCTGTGGTGATGACCTACTGGACCAACTTTGCCAAGACAGG GGACCCCAACAAGCCTGTCCCCCAGGACACCAAGTTCATCCACACCAAGGCCAACCGGTTTGAAGAGGTGGCCTGGTCTAAGTACAACCCCCGCGACCAGCTGTATCTGCACATCGGGCTGAAGCCACGGGTACGTGACCACTACCGGGCCACCAAGGTGGCTTTCTGGAAGCACCTGGTCCCTCATCTGTACAACCTGCATGATATGTTCCACTacacctccaccaccaccaaagtGCCGCCGCCCGACACCACGCAGAATTCCCACATCACTCGCCGGCCCAATGGCAAGATCTGGACCACCAAACGCCCTGCCATCTCACCTGCCTACAACAGCGAGAATGGGAAGGAGAAGTGGAGCCCGGAGCAGGAGGCAGGCACCCTGCTTGAGAGCCCCCGTGACTACTCCACCGAGCTGAGCGTCACCATTGCCGTGGGtgcctccctcctcttcctcaacGTGCTGGCCTTCGCTGCCCTCTACTACCGCAAGGACAAGCGCCGACAGGACACACACCGGCAACCCAGCCCCCAGCATGGCACTGCCAACGACATCGCCCATGCGCCTGATGAGGAGATGCCCTCCTTGCAGGTGAGCCAGGGGCACCATGAGTGCGAGGCTGTGCCACCCCACGACACCCTGCgcctggctgctctgcctgacTACACCCTCACCTTGCGCCGCTCCCCGGATGACATCCCGCTCATGACCCCCAACACCATCACGATGATCCCCAACTCGCTGGTGGGGCTGCAGACCCTGCACCCCTACAACACCTTCACCGCCGGCTTCAATAGCACGGGGCTCCCGCACTCACACTCTACCACCAGGGTATAG
- the NLGN3 gene encoding neuroligin-3 isoform X4: MWLILWRSPLLPSVLQVPELVAGWDLRLTLWVLSFASAVVRMEGQVYSPTVNTHYGKLRGVRVPLPSEILGPVDQYLGVPYAAPPIGEKRFMPPEPPPSWSGIRNATHFSPVCPQNIHNAVPEIMLPIWFTSNLDIVATYIQDPNEDCLYLNIYIPTEDVKRISKECTRKPNKKICRKGGASAKKQGEDLADNDGDEDEDIRDSGAKPVMVYIHGGSYMEGTGNMIDGSILASYGNVIVITLNYRVGVLGFLSTGDQAAKGNYGLLDQIQALRWVSENIAFFGGDPLRITVFGSGIGASCVSLLTLSHHSEGLFQRAIIQSGSALSSWAVNYQPVKYTSMLADKVGCNVLDTVDMVDCLRQKSAKELVEQDIQPARYHVAFGPVIDGDVIPDDPEILMEQDNLYGYPEGKDTLRETIKFMYTDWADRDNPETRRKTLVALFTDHQWVEPSVVTADLHARYGSPTYFYAFYHHCQSLMKPAWSDAAHGDEVPYVFGIPMIGPTDLFPCNFSKNDVMLSAVVMTYWTNFAKTGDPNKPVPQDTKFIHTKANRFEEVAWSKYNPRDQLYLHIGLKPRVRDHYRATKVAFWKHLVPHLYNLHDMFHYTSTTTKVPPPDTTQNSHITRRPNGKIWTTKRPAISPAYNSENGKEKWSPEQEAGTLLESPRDYSTELSVTIAVGASLLFLNVLAFAALYYRKDKRRQDTHRQPSPQHGTANDIAHAPDEEMPSLQVSQGHHECEAVPPHDTLRLAALPDYTLTLRRSPDDIPLMTPNTITMIPNSLVGLQTLHPYNTFTAGFNSTGLPHSHSTTRV, encoded by the exons ATGTGGCTGATACTCTGGAGAAGCCCTCTCTTGCCCTCCGTTCTCCAAGTGCCTGAGCTGGTGGCCGGCTGGGACCTGCGTCTCACCCTCTGGGTCCTGAGCTTCGCCTCAGCAGTTGTGCGGATGGAGGGCCAAGTCTACTCACCAACTGTCAACACGCATTATGGGAAGTTACGGGGGGTGCGCGTGCCACTGCCCAGCGAGATCCTGGGCCCTGTGGACCAGTACCTGGGGGTGCCTTATGCTGCCCCCCCCATTGGGGAGAAGAGGTTCATGCCACCCGAGCCGCCGCCATCCTGGTCAGGCATCAGGAACGCTACCCACTTCTCGCCAGTCTGCCCCCAGAACATCCACAATGCTGTTCCTGAGATCATGCTGCCCATCTGGTTTACCTCCAATTTGGATATCGTGGCCACATATATCCAGGACCCCAATGAGGACTGTCTGTACCTCAACATCTACATCCCCACAGAGGATG taaaaCGGATTTCCAAGGAATGCACCCGAAAGCCCAACAAGAAAATATGTAGGAAAGGAG GAGCCAGCGCTAAGAAACAGGGCGAGGACTTAGCGGATAATGACGGGGATGAAGACGAAG ACATCCGAGACAGCGGGGCCAAGCCTGTGATGGTGTATATCCACGGTGGCTCGTACATGGAGGGCACAGGGAACATGATAGACGGCAGCATCCTGGCCAGCTATGGGAACGTGATTGTCATCACCTTGAACTACCGCGTTGGAGTGCTCG GGTTCCTGAGCACGGGGGACCAGGCTGCCAAGGGCAATTATGGACTGCTAGACCAGATACAGGCATTGCGCTGGGTCAGTGAGAACATCGCCTTCTTTGGGGGAGATCCCTTGCGGATCACTGTCTTCGGTTCCGGTATCGGTGCCTCCTGCGTCAGCCTGCTCACCCTCTCCCACCACTCTGAAG GTCTCTTCCAGAGAGCCATCATCCAGAGCGGCTCTGCACTCTCCAGCTGGGCAGTGAACTACCAGCCTGTGAAGTATACCAGCATGCTGGCTGACAAGGTGGGCTGCAACGTGCTGGACACAGTGGACATGGTGGACTGCCTGCGGCAGAAGAGTgccaaggagctggtggagcaaGACATCCAACCAGCTCGCTACCATGTGGCCTTTGGGCCAGTCATTGATGGGGATGTGATCCCAGATGACCCAGAGATCCTAATGGAGCAGG ACAACCTGTATGGCTACCCCGAGGGCAAGGACACCTTGCGGGAGACGATCAAGTTCATGTACACAGACTGGGCCGACAGGGACAACCCCGAGACACGTCGCAAGACCCTGGTGGCCCTCTTCACTGACCATCAGTGGGTAGAGCCTTCGGTGGTGACGGCCGACCTACATGCCCGCTACGGCTCTCCTACCTACTTCTACGCCTTCTACCACCATTGCCAGAGCCTGATGAAGCCTGCATGGTCTGATGCAGCCCACGGGGATGAGGTGCCTTACGTGTTCGGGATCCCCATGATTGGCCCCACAGACCTTTTTCCCTGCAACTTCTCCAAGaatgacgtcatgctcagtgCTGTGGTGATGACCTACTGGACCAACTTTGCCAAGACAGG GGACCCCAACAAGCCTGTCCCCCAGGACACCAAGTTCATCCACACCAAGGCCAACCGGTTTGAAGAGGTGGCCTGGTCTAAGTACAACCCCCGCGACCAGCTGTATCTGCACATCGGGCTGAAGCCACGGGTACGTGACCACTACCGGGCCACCAAGGTGGCTTTCTGGAAGCACCTGGTCCCTCATCTGTACAACCTGCATGATATGTTCCACTacacctccaccaccaccaaagtGCCGCCGCCCGACACCACGCAGAATTCCCACATCACTCGCCGGCCCAATGGCAAGATCTGGACCACCAAACGCCCTGCCATCTCACCTGCCTACAACAGCGAGAATGGGAAGGAGAAGTGGAGCCCGGAGCAGGAGGCAGGCACCCTGCTTGAGAGCCCCCGTGACTACTCCACCGAGCTGAGCGTCACCATTGCCGTGGGtgcctccctcctcttcctcaacGTGCTGGCCTTCGCTGCCCTCTACTACCGCAAGGACAAGCGCCGACAGGACACACACCGGCAACCCAGCCCCCAGCATGGCACTGCCAACGACATCGCCCATGCGCCTGATGAGGAGATGCCCTCCTTGCAGGTGAGCCAGGGGCACCATGAGTGCGAGGCTGTGCCACCCCACGACACCCTGCgcctggctgctctgcctgacTACACCCTCACCTTGCGCCGCTCCCCGGATGACATCCCGCTCATGACCCCCAACACCATCACGATGATCCCCAACTCGCTGGTGGGGCTGCAGACCCTGCACCCCTACAACACCTTCACCGCCGGCTTCAATAGCACGGGGCTCCCGCACTCACACTCTACCACCAGGGTATAG
- the NLGN3 gene encoding neuroligin-3 isoform X1, with the protein MWLILWRSPLLPSVLQVPELVAGWDLRLTLWVLSFASAVVRMEGQVYSPTVNTHYGKLRGVRVPLPSEILGPVDQYLGVPYAAPPIGEKRFMPPEPPPSWSGIRNATHFSPVCPQNIHNAVPEIMLPIWFTSNLDIVATYIQDPNEDCLYLNIYIPTEDVKRISKECTRKPNKKICRKGGASAKKQGEDLADNDGDEDEDIRDSGAKPVMVYIHGGSYMEGTGNMIDGSILASYGNVIVITLNYRVGVLGFLSTGDQAAKGNYGLLDQIQALRWVSENIAFFGGDPLRITVFGSGIGASCVSLLTLSHHSEGLFQRAIIQSGSALSSWAVNYQPVKYTSMLADKVGCNVLDTVDMVDCLRQKSAKELVEQDIQPARYHVAFGPVIDGDVIPDDPEILMEQGEFLNYDIMLGVNQGEGLKFVEGVVDPEDGVSGSDFDYSVSNFVDNLYGYPEGKDTLRETIKFMYTDWADRDNPETRRKTLVALFTDHQWVEPSVVTADLHARYGSPTYFYAFYHHCQSLMKPAWSDAAHGDEVPYVFGIPMIGPTDLFPCNFSKNDVMLSAVVMTYWTNFAKTGDPNKPVPQDTKFIHTKANRFEEVAWSKYNPRDQLYLHIGLKPRVRDHYRATKVAFWKHLVPHLYNLHDMFHYTSTTTKVPPPDTTQNSHITRRPNGKIWTTKRPAISPAYNSENGKEKWSPEQEAGTLLESPRDYSTELSVTIAVGASLLFLNVLAFAALYYRKDKRRQDTHRQPSPQHGTANDIAHAPDEEMPSLQVSQGHHECEAVPPHDTLRLAALPDYTLTLRRSPDDIPLMTPNTITMIPNSLVGLQTLHPYNTFTAGFNSTGLPHSHSTTRV; encoded by the exons ATGTGGCTGATACTCTGGAGAAGCCCTCTCTTGCCCTCCGTTCTCCAAGTGCCTGAGCTGGTGGCCGGCTGGGACCTGCGTCTCACCCTCTGGGTCCTGAGCTTCGCCTCAGCAGTTGTGCGGATGGAGGGCCAAGTCTACTCACCAACTGTCAACACGCATTATGGGAAGTTACGGGGGGTGCGCGTGCCACTGCCCAGCGAGATCCTGGGCCCTGTGGACCAGTACCTGGGGGTGCCTTATGCTGCCCCCCCCATTGGGGAGAAGAGGTTCATGCCACCCGAGCCGCCGCCATCCTGGTCAGGCATCAGGAACGCTACCCACTTCTCGCCAGTCTGCCCCCAGAACATCCACAATGCTGTTCCTGAGATCATGCTGCCCATCTGGTTTACCTCCAATTTGGATATCGTGGCCACATATATCCAGGACCCCAATGAGGACTGTCTGTACCTCAACATCTACATCCCCACAGAGGATG taaaaCGGATTTCCAAGGAATGCACCCGAAAGCCCAACAAGAAAATATGTAGGAAAGGAG GAGCCAGCGCTAAGAAACAGGGCGAGGACTTAGCGGATAATGACGGGGATGAAGACGAAG ACATCCGAGACAGCGGGGCCAAGCCTGTGATGGTGTATATCCACGGTGGCTCGTACATGGAGGGCACAGGGAACATGATAGACGGCAGCATCCTGGCCAGCTATGGGAACGTGATTGTCATCACCTTGAACTACCGCGTTGGAGTGCTCG GGTTCCTGAGCACGGGGGACCAGGCTGCCAAGGGCAATTATGGACTGCTAGACCAGATACAGGCATTGCGCTGGGTCAGTGAGAACATCGCCTTCTTTGGGGGAGATCCCTTGCGGATCACTGTCTTCGGTTCCGGTATCGGTGCCTCCTGCGTCAGCCTGCTCACCCTCTCCCACCACTCTGAAG GTCTCTTCCAGAGAGCCATCATCCAGAGCGGCTCTGCACTCTCCAGCTGGGCAGTGAACTACCAGCCTGTGAAGTATACCAGCATGCTGGCTGACAAGGTGGGCTGCAACGTGCTGGACACAGTGGACATGGTGGACTGCCTGCGGCAGAAGAGTgccaaggagctggtggagcaaGACATCCAACCAGCTCGCTACCATGTGGCCTTTGGGCCAGTCATTGATGGGGATGTGATCCCAGATGACCCAGAGATCCTAATGGAGCAGGGCGAATTCCTCAACTATGATATCATGCTGGGCGTTAACCAGGGCGAGGGGCTGAAGTTCGTGGAGGGTGTGGTGGACCCCGAGGATGGTGTCTCGGGCAGTGACTTTGACTACTCAGTTTCCAACTTTGTAGACAACCTGTATGGCTACCCCGAGGGCAAGGACACCTTGCGGGAGACGATCAAGTTCATGTACACAGACTGGGCCGACAGGGACAACCCCGAGACACGTCGCAAGACCCTGGTGGCCCTCTTCACTGACCATCAGTGGGTAGAGCCTTCGGTGGTGACGGCCGACCTACATGCCCGCTACGGCTCTCCTACCTACTTCTACGCCTTCTACCACCATTGCCAGAGCCTGATGAAGCCTGCATGGTCTGATGCAGCCCACGGGGATGAGGTGCCTTACGTGTTCGGGATCCCCATGATTGGCCCCACAGACCTTTTTCCCTGCAACTTCTCCAAGaatgacgtcatgctcagtgCTGTGGTGATGACCTACTGGACCAACTTTGCCAAGACAGG GGACCCCAACAAGCCTGTCCCCCAGGACACCAAGTTCATCCACACCAAGGCCAACCGGTTTGAAGAGGTGGCCTGGTCTAAGTACAACCCCCGCGACCAGCTGTATCTGCACATCGGGCTGAAGCCACGGGTACGTGACCACTACCGGGCCACCAAGGTGGCTTTCTGGAAGCACCTGGTCCCTCATCTGTACAACCTGCATGATATGTTCCACTacacctccaccaccaccaaagtGCCGCCGCCCGACACCACGCAGAATTCCCACATCACTCGCCGGCCCAATGGCAAGATCTGGACCACCAAACGCCCTGCCATCTCACCTGCCTACAACAGCGAGAATGGGAAGGAGAAGTGGAGCCCGGAGCAGGAGGCAGGCACCCTGCTTGAGAGCCCCCGTGACTACTCCACCGAGCTGAGCGTCACCATTGCCGTGGGtgcctccctcctcttcctcaacGTGCTGGCCTTCGCTGCCCTCTACTACCGCAAGGACAAGCGCCGACAGGACACACACCGGCAACCCAGCCCCCAGCATGGCACTGCCAACGACATCGCCCATGCGCCTGATGAGGAGATGCCCTCCTTGCAGGTGAGCCAGGGGCACCATGAGTGCGAGGCTGTGCCACCCCACGACACCCTGCgcctggctgctctgcctgacTACACCCTCACCTTGCGCCGCTCCCCGGATGACATCCCGCTCATGACCCCCAACACCATCACGATGATCCCCAACTCGCTGGTGGGGCTGCAGACCCTGCACCCCTACAACACCTTCACCGCCGGCTTCAATAGCACGGGGCTCCCGCACTCACACTCTACCACCAGGGTATAG